Proteins from a genomic interval of Sugiyamaella lignohabitans strain CBS 10342 chromosome C, complete sequence:
- a CDS encoding Efm3p, whose protein sequence is MTDGSTARESSGLLLKQVIGQQVLPKYLKPWFEAYTQYERQPEFVNTVESSTENREYQKSVLKLFIRNIESDHTKELHEDVFEAYASYMIPSLDETERKNIVNYAISPAIAVRLYEEPNVIAREGGTGHRTWEAALALADYLVDTSSFQTTPRSFVELGAGTGLVGLVACQLPYTEQVVLTDGDTTVVDNLEENMRLNSGTIGSKVCSQKLWWNKDPPVSLVNTEATIIAADVTYDSDLFPALVQCIKQHLALPSTDNALVSATIRSPETYQAFLDECATNSVKVHVLKTYTSPFASRHFFISPESPDIAVLRLEL, encoded by the coding sequence ATGACAGACGGGTCTACAGCTCGGGAGAGCAGTggtctgttgttgaaaCAGGTTATTGGACAGCAGGTGCTTCCGAAGTATCTGAAACCATGGTTTGAAGCGTATACCCAGTACGAAAGACAGCCCGAGTTTGTGAATACAGTGGAGTCGAGCACTGAGAATAGGGAGTACCAGAAGTCGGTTTTGAAGCTGTTTATCCGAAATATCGAATCTGATCACACTAAAGAACTTCATGAGGATGTTTTTGAAGCTTATGCGTCGTATATGATTCCTTCTTTGGATGAGACGgagagaaaaaatattgttaATTACGCTATTTCGCCGGCAATTGCCGTCCGTCTTTATGAAGAGCCCAACGTGATAGCGCGTGAAGGAGGGACTGGACACCGGACTTGGGAGGCAGCACTGGCTTTAGCAGATTACCTTGTCGATACTTCGTCATTTCAGACCACCCCACGATCTTTTGTAGAGTTGGGTGCAGGTACAGGGCTTGTTGGTCTGGTAGCATGTCAGCTTCCTTACACAGAACAAGTAGTACTCACAGATGGAGATACAACTGTAGTGGACAATCTTGAAGAGAATATGAGACTCAACAGTGGGACAATTGGATCTAAAGTTTGCAGCCAGAAACTATGGTGGAATAAGGACCCTCCTGTTTCACTTGTGAACACAGAAGCTACGATTATAGCAGCCGACGTCACATACGACAGTGACCTCTTCCCAGCATTAGTACAGTGTATTAAACAACATCTCGCATTACCGAGTACAGACAATGCTCTTGTTTCAGCCACCATCCGGTCACCAGAAACCTACCAAGCATTTCTTGACGAATGTGCCACTAACTCGGTCAAAGTTCACGTCCTGAAGACGTACACTTCACCTTTTGCATCGCGGCATTTCTTTATTTCCCCAGAGTCGCCAGACATTGCTGTTCTGCGTCTCGAGCTGTAG